In Miscanthus floridulus cultivar M001 chromosome 5, ASM1932011v1, whole genome shotgun sequence, one genomic interval encodes:
- the LOC136455211 gene encoding uncharacterized protein: MDAYCAEIRKLEGQFYDIEYHHVVRDQNQLTDHLSKLGSSRAAIPPGVFVQDLLVPSIKEDKKVPPAEQLVLTVSSSTADWREQFIKYLTSAEVPTDKTETERLIHRSKHYVLVDGN; the protein is encoded by the coding sequence atggacgcatattgcgctgaaatcaggaagcttgaaggacaATTCTACGACATTgaataccaccatgtggtacgcgaccaaaatcagctcaccgatcacttatccaagttgggctcttctcgcgccgCGATCCCGCCGGGGGTCTTCGTTCAGGATCTCCTagtgccatccatcaaagaagataagaaagttccccccgccgagcaacTGGTACTTACAGTATCTTCGTcgaccgccgattggagggagcaattcattaAGTACCTCACCAGTGCTGAGGTACCTActgacaagactgaaactgaacgcctaattcatcgaagcaagcattacgtgctggtggatggcaactaa